From the Nitrososphaerota archaeon genome, the window TTGATCTGAAGGGGACGTTCCTCTGCTCAAGAGCCGCATCAAAGATAATGCTCAAGCAGGGCTCTGGAAAGATAGTCAACGTTTCGTCCATACCTGCGCTCGTCGGCGACGAAAGAGGTCTAGTGTATACAGTCGCTAAAGCTGGCGTGCTGGGGCTTACAAAGGCTCTAGCGAGGATGTTGGCACCGAAGATTCAGGTCAACGCAATGGTTCTCGGGAGTATCAAGACTGGATGGATAGACTGGCTAGACAATAAGGAGCTCGATGAAATAATGTTAGGAATACCGCTGAAGAGGCTCGGGAAGCCAGAAGACGTGGCTAAGTTGGCAGTGTTTTTGGCAAGCAGTGATTCCGATTTTATCACCGGGCAGAGTGTAGTAATCGACGGCGGAGAAACTATGTCCTAGTCGAGCAGTTCAGGGTACAATATGGCAAGTGAGCTATTCAATTTTGCATCAGTGATATTCTTCGCAGTATATGCGTTGATCATATTCAGAAATCTGAAGCGAATAAACTTGCCAGTATGGGCCATAATGTTTGCAGGTGCAGTTGCGACAATATTCCTCCATGGGATTTCCCTCAAAGACGCTTATGCGGCTATAAACCTTGACGTGATCTTCTTCCTGATAGGGATGTTCTCCATTGTTGCAGGGCTGGAGGCTTCAGGCCTGTTGCAGTACTTCACCATACGGATACTTTCGTTTGCAGGCTCTCCCCAAAGATTGCTGCTGTTCATCCTTGTTGTTCTGGGAACAATGTCTGCATTTTTGATGAACGATACTATTGCTGTAGTTGCAACGCCTATCATGATAGGGTTTGCCAGAGCCATGAAGGTTAGGTCTTCTCCCTTTCTTATCACACTTGCGTTTGCGGTTAGCATAGGCAGCACGATGACTCCTATGGGTAAT encodes:
- a CDS encoding 3-oxoacyl-ACP reductase FabG — protein: MRLKGKVAIVTGSARGIGRAIALEFAKEGASVIVNYSKSKTAAEELAKSIGSKAIAVKADVSKKEDAERLLASAKKFGRLDILVNNAGHSSDKVWFAKLDDIDDVLWYSALDIDLKGTFLCSRAASKIMLKQGSGKIVNVSSIPALVGDERGLVYTVAKAGVLGLTKALARMLAPKIQVNAMVLGSIKTGWIDWLDNKELDEIMLGIPLKRLGKPEDVAKLAVFLASSDSDFITGQSVVIDGGETMS